TTCGCCGTCGAGGTGTCCCTGCGCGGCAAGGCGCTCGCCGCCCCCTGATCACGGCTCACCCGCCCCCAGACACCGCACCCCCGGACCGCTCGACGGCCGGGGGTTTCCCACGGAGGAACCCCATCATGAGCACACCTCTTGAGACCGGGCTGCACACCGAGTACATCCGCAAGCAGCTCGTACAGGCCGTGTTCGCCGCCGACTACTCGGCAGCCGCGGTCACCGCACCGTTCACGCCGGCGACCGGCGTACTTGCGGCGATCCCTGTCGGGTACGTGCCGGTCGGCTACACCACCGACGACGGACTGACGTTCACGTCCGATCTGTCCATGTCCGACGTCACCTCGTCGCAGTCCGTCGAGCCGACCCGCTCGGACGTCGAATCGGACGTGCTGTCGGCGCAGTTCGCGCCGCAGGAGACGAACGCGGCGACCATCGCCCTGTTCGAGGGGCTGCCGCTCGCGGGTACGGGCGCGCTGCCCGCGATGGGCGAGGCGTGGACGTGGGACCGGGCGGCGAGCCCGGCAAACCCGTTCCGCCGGCTGCTGTTCATCGGGCTCGACTACGGCGACGACGGCGGAGAGATCTACGTCGTCAAGTTCTTCCCGCGCGCCCGGCTCACCTCGAAGGACGACGAGCAGTGGGCGCGCAGCACGGAGACGCAGCGCCCGGTCACCTTCAACGCCTACCGCGACTCGGTCGTCGGCACCTCGTGCCGCAACTGGGTCGACGGTCCGGGGTGGCGCTCCCTGGCCACTCCGTAACCCTCCCCTGATCGGGCGGGGGGCGGCGGTTCTGGGTGAGCCCCGACCGCCCCTCGCCCTCACATGCTCACCCGCAGCTCACCCGAGAGAGAGACACGATCATGAGCAAGCCCAACGGCAAGCGGTACCGGCTGGAGACCGTCAAGCGCTCGTACGTCGACGCGGTCGGCGGCGAGCGGGTCGAGTTCGAGGTCGGGCCCGAGGAAGCGCCCGCCGTGTTCAGCTTCCCGCACCCGATCTTCACGCCCGAC
The Streptomyces sp. NBC_00654 DNA segment above includes these coding regions:
- a CDS encoding phage tail protein; translated protein: MSTPLETGLHTEYIRKQLVQAVFAADYSAAAVTAPFTPATGVLAAIPVGYVPVGYTTDDGLTFTSDLSMSDVTSSQSVEPTRSDVESDVLSAQFAPQETNAATIALFEGLPLAGTGALPAMGEAWTWDRAASPANPFRRLLFIGLDYGDDGGEIYVVKFFPRARLTSKDDEQWARSTETQRPVTFNAYRDSVVGTSCRNWVDGPGWRSLATP